A segment of the Panicum hallii strain FIL2 chromosome 1, PHallii_v3.1, whole genome shotgun sequence genome:
CTTAAGGGATCCTAAAGTCAAAAAAGAGTAGAACCATGGTTTTTAAGGCGGTAAGGCAAGCCGTGGCGACCCACCCCCTTCCTGACGTCTTGGGTCCACAGAAAACTAAAAactatgtatttagaaaattAAAATAATATATAAAACGGAATATAATTCCTAGGTTCAGGAAGACCTCGTAAACAAAGAAGTGATTTTTCTCGACGTTGAGCCAGCTTGATTGAAACAGGTGTGCTCCTCGCACGCCTCAACAGATGATTGAAGCGGCAAACCATCTTTGTACTCCACGGTTTGACTTTGACACGGTCGACATGTGATGGAACAGGCGTGGCCGGCCTCAACCCCCGATGAGCAAGAAATAGCCCCGTCCATTGAACCTCGCCCTCCCTCTCCTCACCCGGCACACAGCCCCGTCCAGATCCATCGCCCCACCGCGCAGGTCGTCGAACCCAGCGACGCGCCGGTGAACCCTCGCTCTCCCAACCGCCCACGTCCGTACCGAACTCATGCCCCCCGCTCACGTGCGTGCCCCGACACGAGGGAGATTACGAGGGGGGCTCGTTTCCCTGTGAGATCCCGTGGAAAACGGCCGGAGAAGCTGCCACGCGCGCGGGGGGGCGTCACGTGCCGGAGACAACCAGCCACTGAGCCACAGCCCACAGGCCACCCGCCACCGTCCAGTCCGTCGTGATCCTGGGCATCCTGCTCTGCAATCCTCATCCCCTCGCTCGCCGCGCCGTGAGCCCGTGACCGGGACCAAGTTGGTGGTGTGGTCGCGTGGCGGGTTATAAATGCTGTCCCCCTCGCGCCACcggcctcttcctcctctcttctccgaATCCCCACGCAGGCAAGGGCGGCGAGGAGGGCATACGAGGCAGCAAGACCGAGCCGCGCCGGGGTCTCGGGACGGGAGAGGCCGAGGAGACCCCTAAATCGCAGATCCtaccccctccttcccgcccgCCGTGCCCAATCAGCGCGCCGTTCTtgccgccgcctccgcttcCTCCGAGGTGAGGTGATTCCTGCAGCCGGCCCCCCTCTAACTTTGGGTGGGTGGGGATTGGTTGGCCGGGGGTAATGGCGCCAGCGGTCGTGTAATGCGGCGCCGGCCGGATTTGGTGGCTCCACGGATGCTTGCCGGAGCAAGCGTTTCTTTTTTCTTGGTCGGTTGGCAAAGTAGGGGTTTGGAGTGTTTAGGGATTGAGTGCGATGCGGACATTGTCGGAGGGTTCTTGCGGTAGCACCATGGTTGGGGTTTGGGATTGGGAGTGTGAATTTTACTCTGTTTTCGTTTGTTGCAGGGACATTCGAATAAACAAGAAGCTGCAGGATGGTGCTCTGGGTCTTCGGCTACGGGTCCCTGATCTGGAACCCCGGCTTCGACTTCGACGACAAGATTCTTGGCTTCATCAAGGGCTACAAGCGCACCTTTAACCTTGGTATGGATGCTTGCACGCACCTGATTTGCAATCCTAGTTGACCAGCTCCTGTGACTTTTTTTTTATGGTTGCGCCTCTTTGACCTGAACCTCAAGGTTTATGCCTTCTCCTTTGTTTTTCTTTCTACAGCATGCATTGACCATAGAGGCACACCGGAGCACCCGGCGAGGACCTGCACGCTTGAAACCGACGAGGAGGCTATATGCGTAAGAGAACACTTCCTGTTTATTTCCCCGTTGTTCAATATTCTTGTTGCAGAGATGGATTATCTTTCTTACCAATGGTGACAGTTTGTACTTTCAATGGCATTCTAGAGTAGGGCACTTCTTTCAGGAGATGCATCTAGTATTGCAATAGTGTCCAATGAGTGGCACTTCCAGGACTTACCGAATCCTGGAAAAGGTTGATTTGGAAAACCAGATGGAGAACTAAGTCATTGGCTGAATTTGCCGAAATGTCACTATGTTTCTGTTGGACAATGATACAAAATGACTTCTCATTTTACTTGGTTTGAAATGGGGAAAACTAATGCAATACGGTAATCAGCATTTACATGTTGCCTCTTTATGGTATTATACTGCATTACAGTTAGGCTTGGTAAAGGGCCTAAACATTTAGCCTATAAATTTTAAGGATTGGGCTCAAAAAGGGACAGACTAAATTTTTATATGTGAAAGGGCATTAATGccatgatccattaccaccTCTAATTACCACCTTTGATTTAATTCACATAAGTTTTCTAAAATCCAGTTTTCTCTCGGCAACAGATTTCAACATGGACTGTTGCCTCTTGGCAACATATTGAATTCACTTAAGTTCTCTGAAATCTAGTTTTCTCTTGGCAACAGATATCAACATAGACTGTTGCCTCTTGGCAACAGATTGAATTCACTTAAGTTCTCTGAAATTTAGTTTTCTCTTGGCAACAGTCTTCAACATGGACTATTGTCTCTTGACAACTTATTTAAGTCACTTAAGTTCTCTGAAATCCAGATCTCTCTTGCCAACAGATTTAATTCACTTGATTTTTTCTTGCCTGAAAAACATTATAATGGACAGCGTTATGCAGTTCTGGATCCTGATTTTCTTGTGGGACACCAGCCAATGTTCCAACATGTAGTTTCTTGCACTGCCCTGGGCCTCATGTCTTATTTGATTCATATCTTTGTACCAGTTATTCAATCACATTGGCTTGTTCAACCGCACATAAGCTGAACTCAATAACAAACTCAACACTTGTATATCTGACATTGACACATACAAGAAGCTATGAACCTAATCAGCGATCATGCTTGACCTGTTTGTATGATAGTTTGCTCCACACTTCTGTCAAAGACTTGCTGTGCATTTTAGTCCTGAATGTACAGATACAGTTCCTTGCAAAGTAAAAATGCATGATTCTTGTTCTAATTTTATGATTGTGATAAGTATGTCTTTTTTGTCCATATCATATTCTTTATATTGGAGTGATGTAGTTTAGTATTCCCATTCTGATTTCCTTATGTAACTTGTATTAACAGTTGATATAATATAATTGTTTGCAGTGGGGAATCGCATATTGCGTCAAGGGTGGTATAGACAAAGAGCAGAAAGCAATGCAGGTGCAGTGCATTATCCCAGTGTGTTTTGCAGTCCGAAAGGggaaacccccccccccccccccccctataGATATTTTGGGTTAGATTTACATTGAAATATCTATTTTCACATTTCAGTACTTGGAGAGAAGAGAGTGTGAGTATGACCAGAAGATATCTGTTGACTTCTTCAAGGTATTATTCATTTATGTGCATTAGTTTGAACtaattttcctttcctttcaaAACTCTTATTGTCCCTTGGTGAAATGTCAGGAAGGAGATTCTCTGAAGCCAGCTGTGACGAACGTACTAGTGTAAGAATACAAAACCAAACATGTCAATTCTGTGTTAAATTTTTCTGGAACTCACAAAGCTTGATTTTCCTGCAGTTTTGTATCCACACCTGATCCAATCGGCAACAAGTACTATCTTGGTCCTGCACCTTTGGAGGATATGGCAAGGTGGGACATTGCACTCCCTTATTGTTTTTATGGCAAGACAGGTGCAACATGTACATCGTCAAGCATTTCGTCTGACATGTTCTCTTGTTTGCAATGGCAGGCAAATTGCTACAGCCAATGGCCCCAATGGCTATAACAGGGATTATCTGTTCTCAATGGAGAAGGCATTGGCTAGCATAAGTAAGGGAGCCTCCTATTATTGTAGTTTTATTTGGCTAAGCTCTTAGCATTCAATCATTTCTCTCAAACATGGTTTTGTTCGCAATGTCCTTACATAATGGTTGTTATGCGCCTTTGCAGGCCATGAAGACGATGCGATCATTGAGCTTGCGAATGAGGTGAGGAAGGTGCTCAACAGAACAAAGGAGGCGAAGATAACAGGCTCGGACCTATCCCTGAAATCTCATGTTCCGCTGGTGCACCTGTCTGCGCTTCCTGAAGGCACTGTTGTGGACTCGAGATAGCAAGAGCCTTGAGCCCCAGCTGGATCAGCGAAGGAGATGGCATGTCGTCTGACCATACTCGCTCTTTGATGTTGTTCCACCAGACTCCGAATTTGCTTTCAGCTCTTGCATGTTTGTTGCCATCGTGTACTGAATTTTCCTTTGCCACGGTTGTGGTGAGGCTGTACCTTTCAGAATGAAAATGCTAAAGCCGGCATTAGTGACATTTGTTTTAATCCAGAGGCCAAAATTTAATGGTTTCTATATTTTCTTCTATCTTCCACCGCTTGAGTTCGCAACCCTTTGTTTGGCCTAAACCCTTACTAAGAGGTACTACAAATTAGAATGTACCAATTAATTTATGATGCACCGGAAATAGGTACGTAGGTCTACCTTACGTTGCATACTACAGTTCATCTTACAATTTGGCACCTCTTGGTACCTCTTCAGAGAATGGGACTCCTCTGCAGTAGTGCATGATCACTTACATGTGGGGCTGGGGCCACACGTTAGTAACCCAACTGCACTATGAAGTACTGCAGAGGATCATCTTCCCTCTTCAGATGATCCTCTCTTCAGATGCGGTATAGCTGAAACTGCATATTAtgactttttttttgaaactatATATATTTGTTATATTGTCGTCACAGGTGCTTATAATAGGTTAAAGTCGCAACTTAGATGGTAATAAAGAAAAGAACTACTAGGATTTGATTTTGGGCAATATGATGGTTGCATATCAAGTGAAAACAATAGGTGTGGAAACTTAGAAATGGTCCAAACTCTAGAGGTTTTCCAAAATTTTGTTGTTTATGTTATAATCCCATATAAAGTATAGTCCAAACTCGATCACAAGATAAAACATTGACATAAATGGAGACAGTTATTTCAAAAGAAATGTCTAGACACAGAGTCATCTCAAGTGCCTTATTTTTCTTGGTAGTGTTCTGGAGTAGGATTTCCCTTCTACTTTTTTACGCCATTGGGAACTTCCCTCTGATCTCATGCAAATTGCACTTGCATGGAT
Coding sequences within it:
- the LOC112877649 gene encoding gamma-glutamylcyclotransferase 2-2, which translates into the protein MVLWVFGYGSLIWNPGFDFDDKILGFIKGYKRTFNLACIDHRGTPEHPARTCTLETDEEAICWGIAYCVKGGIDKEQKAMQYLERRECEYDQKISVDFFKEGDSLKPAVTNVLVFVSTPDPIGNKYYLGPAPLEDMARQIATANGPNGYNRDYLFSMEKALASISHEDDAIIELANEVRKVLNRTKEAKITGSDLSLKSHVPLVHLSALPEGTVVDSR